A stretch of Plesiomonas shigelloides DNA encodes these proteins:
- a CDS encoding mechanosensitive ion channel family protein: protein MSDLLVFLIQLQSVFDAHAWLAQILIVVIFTAISLIAWFVFRKKNRNSRDYHKYLWRLFWQISSPVILWSIFILSSTQLLRIVANEFMPSLSGIIGDIRLFAVIWVMVRGIFKYLNSVEKVQIMHGKDSTTVSAITKLSKFSVLLLFSLIIADYFGVSFSGLLAFGGTGAIIIGLAGKDILSNFFSGLMIYIDRPFNVGDWVSSPDRNIEGTVQSIGWRLTKIFTFDNRPLYVPNSVFSNISVENPGRMTNRRITATIGLRYEDAEKMDDVVNAVRSYLQQHDAIDQTQDLLVSFNEFGASSLNFSIYCFTKTSDWAEWLAIQQQVFLRIIALIKEQGAALAYPSETVFLQSVPLNRPGNAGSGSSNGGGGSVTLKS from the coding sequence ATGAGCGATTTACTGGTATTTCTGATCCAGCTGCAAAGCGTGTTTGATGCGCATGCTTGGCTCGCCCAAATCCTGATTGTGGTGATATTTACCGCGATCTCATTAATTGCTTGGTTTGTCTTTCGTAAGAAAAACCGTAATAGCCGTGACTATCACAAATACTTGTGGCGATTGTTTTGGCAAATCAGCTCACCGGTAATCTTGTGGAGCATCTTCATTCTGAGCAGTACGCAGCTACTCAGAATTGTCGCCAATGAGTTTATGCCGTCACTTAGCGGTATTATCGGTGATATTCGCTTATTTGCCGTGATTTGGGTGATGGTTCGCGGGATTTTCAAATACCTGAACTCGGTTGAGAAAGTGCAAATTATGCACGGCAAAGACTCAACTACCGTAAGTGCCATCACCAAGCTCAGCAAGTTCTCAGTGCTCTTGCTATTTTCGCTGATCATCGCCGATTACTTTGGCGTCAGCTTTTCTGGCTTACTGGCTTTCGGTGGGACAGGGGCCATCATCATCGGTTTAGCCGGTAAAGATATCCTATCGAACTTCTTCAGCGGCTTGATGATCTACATTGACCGGCCATTTAATGTCGGAGATTGGGTCAGCTCTCCAGATAGAAATATCGAAGGCACCGTGCAGTCGATCGGCTGGCGATTGACCAAAATCTTTACGTTCGATAACCGCCCACTGTATGTCCCCAACTCGGTATTTTCGAACATCAGCGTTGAAAACCCAGGGCGCATGACCAACCGTAGAATCACCGCCACCATTGGTCTGCGCTATGAAGATGCAGAGAAAATGGATGATGTTGTGAACGCAGTCAGAAGCTATTTACAGCAACACGATGCCATCGATCAAACGCAAGATTTACTGGTTAGTTTCAATGAATTCGGCGCATCATCACTGAATTTTTCCATCTACTGTTTCACTAAAACCAGCGATTGGGCTGAGTGGTTAGCCATCCAACAACAAGTCTTTTTGCGCATTATTGCTTTGATTAAAGAGCAGGGCGCGGCATTAGCATATCCAAGCGAAACCGTGTTTTTACAATCGGTACCGCTAAACCGTCCGGGAAATGCTGGTTCAGGTTCAAGTAACGGCGGAGGCGGTTCGGTGACTCTTAAATCCTAG
- a CDS encoding ABC transporter substrate-binding protein → MRHSLLLAGAVSVFILAGCDNATPDSTSQTHSALATRADSATNDKQTRSVQHAMGVTEVRTHPERVVTLTNEATEAMLAMGITPVGAVRSMTVAGQDNGVWYSHFGQTLQNAGTVDLGDEEQVNLEAIAALKPDLILGIKQRQEKIYDQLSAVAPTVFSETFMGAWRENLLTYADGASQKEAATALLAAWDANAQQLKADLDAAGKLQQQIAVVRFQSSGARYYYNDSFATDIIRRVGLARPPLHDKEGFAEGLTRERIPEVNADQLFYFVMETGNGKASAAEQSWLAEPLWQQLPVVKNNAVHKVNHETWNKSYGILAADYVLQDLRAALLPTGFDNDIHNNSSDSQSKG, encoded by the coding sequence ATGCGACATTCTCTACTCCTTGCAGGTGCAGTTTCCGTATTTATTCTCGCTGGGTGCGATAACGCCACACCCGACTCAACCTCACAAACCCATTCAGCACTAGCGACCCGCGCTGACTCGGCAACCAATGATAAACAGACCCGCAGCGTGCAACATGCGATGGGAGTTACCGAGGTACGCACGCATCCTGAGCGGGTTGTGACGCTTACCAACGAAGCGACTGAAGCGATGCTGGCGATGGGAATTACGCCTGTGGGTGCCGTACGCTCGATGACGGTTGCCGGTCAGGATAATGGCGTCTGGTATTCCCACTTTGGTCAAACGCTGCAAAATGCGGGTACCGTGGATTTAGGCGATGAAGAGCAAGTGAATTTGGAAGCCATTGCCGCTCTGAAGCCAGATTTGATTTTGGGGATCAAGCAGCGTCAGGAGAAAATCTACGATCAGTTATCCGCCGTAGCCCCTACCGTGTTCAGTGAAACCTTTATGGGCGCATGGCGTGAAAACTTACTGACTTATGCTGACGGCGCGAGTCAAAAAGAGGCTGCCACCGCCCTGCTCGCAGCATGGGATGCCAATGCTCAACAATTGAAAGCCGATTTAGACGCTGCCGGTAAATTGCAGCAACAGATTGCCGTAGTGCGCTTCCAAAGCTCAGGGGCACGTTATTACTACAATGATTCGTTTGCCACTGACATTATCCGCCGCGTAGGACTTGCGCGCCCACCATTGCATGATAAAGAAGGCTTCGCGGAAGGTTTGACGCGTGAACGCATTCCAGAAGTGAATGCCGATCAGCTGTTCTACTTCGTGATGGAAACCGGTAATGGGAAAGCGAGTGCCGCCGAACAAAGTTGGCTGGCCGAGCCGCTGTGGCAGCAATTGCCGGTAGTAAAAAATAACGCCGTTCATAAGGTAAACCACGAAACATGGAACAAGTCTTACGGCATTTTAGCCGCCGATTATGTTCTGCAAGATTTGCGCGCCGCCTTACTGCCGACCGGATTTGATAACGATATCCACAATAACAGCAGTGATAGCCAGAGTAAGGGATAA
- a CDS encoding FecCD family ABC transporter permease, with amino-acid sequence MSSQTITSTRDANPASQFYSSLPNSFRNKSVLLLMLTALLGMLFVASLRFGYTALADVPLWSLLQKLWSDDAVTDPQMQNLLSVVRDLRLPRAAIAAAVGACLGMAGVLTQGITRNGLASPGVLGITAGAGFCIVVAYTLFGISAPEQIMWFSFLGSLGSAALIFLLAGASATVSGPLGLTLAGIALSALLSSWSSGLLVLNEAAQSELMLWLTGNIEGRKLAHALPLLPFALAGALVALGLSRSLNTLALGEETAQGLGINLGRLRLGALIAVVLLTGSAVAMAGPVGFIGLIVPHVCRALLGIDYRWLLPAAALTGASLLTAADISARFLFFPSEVPVGLAMAVLGAPFFIYLACRRRGTVL; translated from the coding sequence ATGTCTAGCCAGACAATCACCTCTACGCGCGACGCGAATCCAGCTTCGCAGTTCTATAGCTCACTGCCTAACAGTTTCCGGAATAAAAGTGTTCTGCTGCTGATGCTGACCGCGTTGCTGGGTATGCTGTTTGTTGCCAGCCTACGCTTTGGCTATACCGCATTGGCCGACGTGCCTTTATGGTCATTGCTGCAAAAGTTGTGGTCAGACGATGCGGTTACCGATCCACAAATGCAGAATCTCCTGAGCGTGGTCCGTGACCTGCGCTTACCGCGGGCAGCGATTGCCGCTGCGGTGGGCGCGTGTTTAGGTATGGCTGGCGTACTCACCCAAGGTATTACCCGAAATGGATTGGCGTCACCGGGTGTGCTAGGTATTACCGCCGGCGCCGGTTTTTGCATTGTGGTGGCCTATACCCTGTTTGGCATCAGCGCACCTGAGCAGATAATGTGGTTTTCCTTTCTCGGCAGCCTTGGTAGTGCGGCGCTGATTTTCTTATTGGCCGGTGCTAGCGCTACCGTATCAGGCCCATTGGGGCTGACATTGGCCGGTATTGCGCTGAGTGCGCTGCTGTCGTCATGGTCGTCGGGTTTGTTAGTGCTCAATGAGGCCGCGCAGAGTGAACTGATGCTATGGCTGACCGGCAATATTGAAGGTCGCAAATTAGCCCATGCCTTACCTTTGCTGCCATTTGCCTTGGCCGGAGCCTTAGTCGCACTAGGGCTGAGCCGTAGTTTAAATACATTGGCGCTAGGCGAAGAGACCGCACAAGGATTGGGCATCAATCTTGGTCGTTTACGTTTAGGTGCGCTGATTGCGGTGGTACTGCTTACCGGCAGCGCCGTAGCGATGGCCGGTCCGGTTGGCTTTATTGGCCTGATTGTGCCGCATGTGTGCCGCGCCTTGTTGGGCATTGATTATCGCTGGTTGCTACCGGCAGCCGCTTTGACAGGCGCATCATTACTCACTGCCGCAGATATTAGCGCACGATTTTTATTCTTCCCGTCTGAAGTGCCCGTAGGGTTAGCGATGGCGGTCTTGGGCGCGCCGTTCTTCATCTATCTGGCTTGCCGTCGTCGCGGCACGGTTCTGTAA
- a CDS encoding glucosaminidase domain-containing protein, with product MSLVFSSVTHAAEHSNGFPSSVMSESATRDSNMQACAERLHFDSVQDYIHYLDTHNIDMDSITENGVPALYCKDLPLDMKKISGDTKKNTFIMIMLPVIKKINQQIEDDRSQLISLHAKQERGTPLSPEQKLWLENLADQYDVSRGNYRELLQRVNTIPASLVLAQSIQESGWGTSYTARAGNALFGQHRSPGNQNYTVTVDRGRVHLAGYDTIHNAVSAYIHNLNINPAYKHLRQIRADLQARGEPLSGYQLAQGLVHYSTRGKSYIRDLHHLIRGADLEQYDDISLADNPPVTVSFQDA from the coding sequence ATGTCGCTGGTATTTTCTTCAGTTACACACGCCGCTGAACATAGTAATGGCTTTCCTTCCTCAGTGATGAGTGAAAGCGCTACCCGTGACAGCAATATGCAAGCATGTGCAGAGCGGTTACACTTTGATAGTGTGCAAGATTACATTCACTATCTTGATACCCATAATATTGATATGGATAGTATTACCGAAAATGGTGTACCTGCGCTGTATTGCAAAGATTTGCCGTTGGACATGAAAAAAATCAGCGGTGATACCAAGAAAAATACATTTATTATGATCATGCTTCCGGTGATCAAAAAAATAAATCAGCAAATTGAAGATGACCGTAGTCAATTAATCAGTTTGCACGCTAAACAAGAACGTGGAACTCCGCTATCACCAGAGCAAAAACTGTGGTTAGAAAATTTAGCGGATCAATATGACGTAAGCAGAGGGAATTATCGTGAACTGCTACAGCGCGTGAATACTATTCCCGCCTCGTTAGTGTTGGCGCAAAGTATTCAGGAAAGCGGGTGGGGGACATCTTATACCGCGCGAGCGGGTAATGCATTGTTTGGTCAGCATCGATCGCCAGGCAATCAAAATTACACTGTTACCGTTGATCGTGGACGAGTGCATCTTGCTGGTTACGATACCATCCATAACGCGGTTTCTGCATATATCCACAACCTCAATATTAATCCAGCATACAAACACTTACGCCAAATTCGCGCTGATTTACAAGCGAGGGGAGAGCCGCTGTCAGGTTACCAATTGGCGCAAGGTCTTGTTCATTACTCCACGCGTGGCAAGTCTTATATCCGCGATTTACACCACTTAATTCGAGGAGCTGACTTGGAACAATATGACGATATCAGTCTGGCGGATAACCCACCGGTCACTGTTAGTTTTCAGGATGCCTAA
- the hrpA gene encoding ATP-dependent RNA helicase HrpA: MNGNQKVPSPFSALLPKLNGLTLRDRRRLLRRIEGAKKVKNPQAQEAIAQELAVEIQSAQARVDARRAAVPSINYPEILPVSQKKDEIRRAIEQHQVVIVAGETGSGKTTQLPKICLELGRGINGLIGHTQPRRLAARSVANRIAEELQVPMGGVVGYKVRFNDQVSDTTLVKLMTDGILLAEIQNDRMLSQYDTIIIDEAHERSLNIDFILGYLRELLPKRPDLKVIITSATIDPERFSRHFNNAPIIEVSGRTYPVEVRYRPLVSEEDNDPDRDQLQAIFDAVDELYQEGRGDILIFMNGEREIRDTADALEKRQLPHTEVLPLYARLSAAEQNRVFQPAVGRRIVLATNVAETSLTVPGIKYVIDPGTARISRYSYRTKVQRLPIEPISQASANQRKGRCGRVSDGICIRLYSEQDFMSRPEFTDPEILRTNLASVILQMTSLGLGDIAAFPFVEAPDKRNIQDGVRLLEELGALNPEQNDPKKRLTAMGRKLAQLPVDPRLARMVLEAPKHGCVREVMIITAALSIQDPRERPLEKQQASDEKHRRFQDKDSDFMTFVNLWNYLREQQKELSSNAFRRQCKSDFLNYLRIREWQDIYTQLRQVVREQGMAINDEPADFRSVHLALLSGMLSHIGIKDLEKNEFQGARNARFAIFPGSGLFKKQPKWTMVAELVETSRLWGRIAARIEPDWIEPLAQHLVKRSYSEPHWEKTQNAVMASEKVTLYGIPIVADRKVNYGAIDPVMSRELFIRSALVEGEWNTRHKFFRENRKLLAEVEELEHKSRRRDILVDDETLFAFYDQRLPHDIVSGRHFDSWWKKAERSQPDLLNFEKSMLIKEGSNKVSELDYPNFWHQGNFKLKLSYQFEPGQEADGVTVHIPLPVLNQIENIGFDWQIPGLREELIVALIKSLPKPVRRNFVPAPNYAQAFLGRAEALQGNLLDALEREFRRMSGVTVSREEWNLSQVPDHLKITFRVVNEHGKKLSESKDLDELKYGLKEKVQETLSAVADDGIEQRDLHVWSFGDLPQCYEQKRGGYAVKAYPALVDEKDSVSIRLFETEHDQQKAMLQGTRRLLLLNVPSPIKYLHEKLPNKAKLGLYFNPFGKVLDLIDDCIDAGIDKLTAEFGGPAWESERFEALREHVRANLNETVVEIAKQVEQILTTSHNINKRLKGKVDFTMAFALSDVKAQMGGLIYRGFVSDTGWQRLADLQRYLNAIERRLEKLPTDPNRDRAQMLKVESVQQEYQQLLAKIPKGQPIPDKVQAIRWMLEELRVSFFAQQLGTPYPVSDKRVRMAIDEALQG; encoded by the coding sequence ATGAACGGAAACCAGAAAGTACCATCGCCTTTTTCCGCCTTGCTGCCAAAGCTCAACGGCTTGACCCTGCGGGATCGCCGACGTTTGCTGCGCCGTATTGAAGGTGCGAAGAAAGTAAAAAATCCCCAGGCTCAAGAAGCCATCGCGCAGGAGTTGGCGGTAGAGATTCAGAGCGCCCAAGCGCGTGTTGACGCCCGTCGAGCGGCGGTACCAAGTATCAACTATCCAGAAATCCTGCCGGTTAGTCAGAAAAAAGACGAGATCCGACGCGCTATCGAACAGCATCAAGTTGTGATTGTGGCGGGGGAAACCGGCTCGGGTAAAACAACGCAGTTGCCGAAGATCTGTCTTGAACTCGGTCGCGGGATCAACGGCCTGATTGGCCATACTCAGCCGCGTCGTCTGGCTGCACGCTCTGTGGCCAACCGGATTGCCGAAGAGCTGCAAGTTCCGATGGGCGGTGTCGTCGGTTATAAAGTGCGATTTAACGATCAAGTTAGCGATACCACGCTGGTCAAACTGATGACAGACGGTATTTTGCTGGCCGAGATTCAAAACGATCGCATGCTGTCGCAATACGACACTATCATTATCGATGAAGCGCACGAACGCAGTCTTAATATCGACTTTATCCTCGGCTATCTGCGTGAGCTGCTGCCAAAGCGTCCAGACCTGAAAGTCATCATTACCTCGGCGACTATCGATCCGGAGCGTTTCTCGCGTCACTTTAATAATGCGCCGATTATCGAAGTTTCCGGACGAACCTATCCGGTGGAAGTGCGTTATCGTCCGCTGGTGAGCGAAGAGGACAACGATCCGGATCGCGATCAGCTACAAGCGATTTTCGATGCCGTCGATGAGCTCTACCAAGAAGGGCGCGGCGACATCCTGATTTTCATGAACGGCGAACGTGAAATTCGCGATACCGCTGATGCACTGGAAAAACGTCAGCTGCCGCATACCGAAGTGTTGCCGCTGTATGCGCGTCTTTCTGCTGCCGAGCAAAATCGCGTGTTCCAACCTGCGGTAGGGCGTCGGATTGTACTGGCGACCAACGTGGCGGAAACCTCTCTGACCGTACCGGGGATCAAATATGTCATTGACCCGGGTACGGCGCGAATATCCCGCTATAGCTATCGCACCAAAGTACAGCGACTGCCTATTGAGCCGATTTCTCAAGCCTCCGCCAATCAACGTAAAGGGCGTTGCGGACGGGTTTCCGATGGTATCTGTATTCGTCTGTACTCCGAGCAGGATTTTATGTCCCGTCCGGAGTTTACCGATCCAGAGATCCTGCGAACCAACTTAGCCTCTGTTATTTTGCAGATGACATCGCTGGGTCTAGGCGATATCGCAGCATTCCCATTTGTCGAAGCGCCAGATAAGCGCAATATCCAAGACGGCGTGCGTCTGCTGGAAGAGCTCGGCGCGCTCAATCCTGAACAAAATGATCCGAAAAAACGTCTGACCGCGATGGGGCGTAAACTGGCTCAGCTGCCGGTCGACCCACGTTTGGCGCGGATGGTATTGGAAGCGCCGAAACACGGTTGTGTGCGTGAAGTCATGATCATCACCGCCGCGCTATCGATTCAAGATCCGCGTGAGCGTCCATTGGAGAAACAACAAGCCTCCGATGAGAAACACCGTCGCTTCCAAGATAAAGATTCCGATTTCATGACTTTCGTGAATCTGTGGAATTATCTGCGCGAGCAACAAAAAGAACTCTCGAGTAATGCCTTCCGTCGTCAGTGTAAGAGTGATTTCCTCAATTACCTGCGCATTCGTGAATGGCAAGATATCTATACCCAATTGCGCCAAGTGGTGCGTGAGCAGGGTATGGCGATTAATGATGAGCCTGCCGATTTCCGCTCGGTTCATCTGGCTTTGCTGTCTGGCATGTTGTCCCATATCGGGATTAAAGATTTGGAGAAGAACGAATTTCAGGGCGCGCGAAATGCCCGTTTCGCTATCTTCCCAGGCTCAGGTCTTTTCAAGAAGCAACCGAAATGGACCATGGTGGCCGAGCTGGTGGAAACCTCCCGTTTGTGGGGACGCATTGCCGCGCGTATTGAGCCTGATTGGATCGAGCCGCTTGCCCAGCATTTGGTGAAACGCAGTTATAGCGAGCCGCATTGGGAGAAAACCCAGAACGCCGTGATGGCGAGCGAAAAAGTCACGCTGTACGGCATTCCGATTGTTGCCGATCGCAAAGTCAATTACGGTGCGATTGATCCGGTGATGTCGCGTGAGCTGTTTATCCGCTCGGCGCTGGTGGAAGGGGAATGGAATACTCGGCATAAGTTCTTCCGTGAAAACCGTAAGCTGTTAGCGGAAGTTGAAGAGCTGGAGCATAAATCTCGTCGTCGCGATATTTTGGTTGATGACGAAACGCTGTTTGCGTTCTATGACCAACGTCTGCCGCATGACATCGTTTCCGGTCGTCATTTCGATAGCTGGTGGAAGAAAGCTGAGCGATCGCAACCTGATCTGCTGAATTTTGAAAAGTCGATGCTGATCAAAGAGGGATCGAACAAAGTCAGTGAGCTGGATTACCCGAATTTCTGGCATCAAGGCAACTTCAAGTTAAAACTGTCGTATCAGTTTGAACCAGGCCAAGAAGCGGATGGGGTGACGGTACATATTCCTCTGCCGGTGCTTAACCAGATTGAAAATATTGGTTTTGATTGGCAAATTCCGGGGCTGCGCGAAGAGCTGATTGTGGCATTGATTAAATCTTTGCCTAAGCCGGTGCGTCGTAACTTTGTGCCAGCGCCGAACTATGCGCAAGCATTCTTAGGCCGTGCTGAAGCCTTGCAAGGCAATTTGCTGGATGCCTTGGAGCGCGAATTTCGTCGTATGTCAGGCGTGACAGTGTCACGTGAAGAGTGGAATCTGTCACAAGTGCCTGACCACCTGAAAATCACGTTCCGCGTGGTTAACGAGCACGGTAAGAAACTGTCGGAAAGCAAAGATCTTGATGAGCTCAAATATGGGCTTAAAGAGAAAGTGCAGGAGACCTTATCGGCCGTGGCCGATGATGGTATCGAGCAGCGCGATCTGCATGTTTGGAGTTTTGGCGATTTGCCGCAGTGCTATGAGCAAAAACGCGGTGGCTACGCCGTTAAAGCTTATCCTGCGCTGGTGGATGAAAAAGATTCGGTCAGTATCCGCTTGTTTGAAACGGAGCATGATCAGCAAAAAGCCATGTTGCAGGGTACGCGTCGCCTATTGCTGCTGAATGTGCCGTCACCGATTAAATATCTGCATGAAAAATTACCGAATAAAGCCAAATTAGGGTTGTATTTCAACCCATTCGGTAAAGTGTTGGATCTGATTGATGACTGCATTGATGCCGGTATTGATAAGTTAACCGCAGAGTTTGGTGGTCCAGCGTGGGAAAGCGAGCGCTTCGAAGCACTGCGCGAGCATGTGCGCGCCAACTTGAATGAAACCGTGGTTGAGATCGCCAAGCAGGTCGAACAAATCCTGACTACATCGCATAACATAAACAAGCGCTTGAAAGGGAAGGTTGACTTCACCATGGCCTTTGCGCTGTCTGATGTGAAAGCGCAAATGGGCGGTTTGATTTACCGTGGTTTTGTCAGTGACACCGGCTGGCAGCGTTTAGCAGATCTGCAGCGTTATCTGAATGCCATCGAACGCCGCTTGGAGAAGTTACCTACCGATCCGAATCGCGATCGCGCGCAGATGCTGAAAGTGGAAAGCGTGCAGCAGGAATACCAACAGCTGTTGGCAAAAATTCCAAAAGGGCAGCCAATTCCAGACAAAGTACAAGCAATTCGCTGGATGTTGGAAGAGCTGCGCGTGAGCTTCTTTGCTCAGCAACTGGGTACCCCATATCCGGTTTCGGATAAACGTGTGCGCATGGCCATTGATGAAGCACTACAGGGCTAA
- a CDS encoding DUF2860 family protein: MKTKALITLPLLTIAGYANAAGPFDIPTESGWSGFVSAGVNVTRNSSNLYLGPSGEDGANKQVNSLTSDPSGKNQVSPAFNLDLRYTLGDSGTQFYLGNLIQDTVRLDFSQQLGVRQRLGQSGIVSVSYVFSGLPNKVWQDPYAIGTDRSDTRRDINGVQVGWQNIMGSNFSADYSYRDISVDSENSGQFLLNNIDPILGRTLTQQEVNMLKRSGKSHTSKVSYFYAIDQRQSLIPEFRYVDNSLDGDAMSNTQFGGLLSYFWRSEDSQYNIVSNLYLGKTDYSDANPVFGQKTDSTDFAANVVLFKNNIFDVKKLSAYAGVAYGEINSDVNFFNTTLTNFTTGLLYRF; this comes from the coding sequence ATGAAGACTAAAGCGCTAATTACTCTCCCTTTGCTCACTATAGCTGGCTACGCAAATGCGGCGGGGCCATTTGATATTCCAACAGAAAGTGGTTGGTCAGGATTTGTGTCTGCGGGCGTAAACGTAACTCGCAACTCTTCAAACCTGTACCTTGGTCCAAGCGGCGAAGATGGTGCGAACAAGCAAGTTAACAGCCTGACTAGTGATCCTTCAGGGAAGAATCAGGTAAGCCCTGCGTTTAACCTCGACTTGCGTTATACACTGGGTGACAGTGGTACTCAGTTCTATCTGGGTAACCTGATCCAAGATACCGTGCGTCTGGACTTCTCTCAGCAACTGGGAGTGCGTCAACGTTTAGGCCAAAGCGGTATTGTTTCCGTATCGTATGTATTCTCCGGTTTACCGAATAAAGTGTGGCAAGACCCGTACGCCATTGGCACCGATCGCAGCGACACGCGCCGTGATATCAACGGTGTACAAGTGGGCTGGCAAAATATCATGGGCAGCAATTTCTCTGCCGATTACAGTTATCGTGATATCTCGGTCGACAGCGAGAACAGCGGCCAATTTTTGCTGAACAATATCGACCCAATTCTGGGCCGCACCTTAACTCAGCAAGAAGTTAACATGCTCAAGCGTAGCGGTAAGAGTCATACCAGCAAAGTCTCCTACTTCTATGCTATTGATCAACGCCAATCACTGATCCCTGAGTTTCGTTATGTCGATAACTCACTGGACGGCGATGCGATGAGCAATACACAATTCGGTGGCTTGTTAAGTTATTTCTGGCGCTCTGAAGATTCGCAATATAACATTGTAAGTAACCTGTATTTAGGCAAAACCGATTATTCAGATGCCAACCCAGTCTTCGGCCAAAAAACAGATTCCACTGATTTTGCCGCCAACGTGGTACTGTTCAAAAATAATATCTTTGACGTGAAGAAACTGTCTGCTTATGCAGGCGTGGCATACGGCGAAATTAATTCCGATGTGAATTTCTTCAACACCACCCTGACTAACTTTACTACCGGTTTGCTGTATCGCTTTTGA
- a CDS encoding DNA replication terminus site-binding protein, which translates to MTDHLKETKYRIDCALDELEHFLTENPLQALWLYELPQWKRDDEGTLPDTIPVTEIHGGNELTPLLMKIYRQFYAPEPEGRDDEPSTKIVQRYPGIAVCSGSHEELTELIGQVNQAKDAFAAAIKAVGNPDQRFEAVHSRFPMMITLQATRYLKVLPCNTTRISFAWQKPIASKSDHDKLNRQLLLEKLTQERRYPPVNIAMQLDGDIWAAQIEEEIALVEALPENARLRYRRVLREVPQANWVYETFDTELGEIIELRGNGKVNLPLLTTRMPDKLKGLQSYDRQKAEAKHRRPVAKGKILLPRLGIELIPQ; encoded by the coding sequence ATGACAGATCATCTTAAAGAAACAAAATACCGTATTGACTGCGCGCTCGATGAGCTTGAACATTTTCTAACGGAAAACCCGCTACAAGCATTATGGTTATACGAGCTACCACAATGGAAAAGGGACGATGAAGGAACGTTACCCGATACTATCCCTGTCACTGAAATTCATGGTGGTAATGAACTCACGCCGCTACTCATGAAAATCTATCGACAATTTTATGCACCAGAACCGGAGGGAAGGGATGATGAACCTTCGACCAAAATCGTGCAGCGCTATCCCGGCATTGCCGTCTGCTCCGGTTCACATGAAGAATTAACCGAGCTTATTGGGCAAGTGAATCAAGCCAAAGACGCCTTCGCGGCGGCAATCAAAGCGGTAGGGAATCCTGATCAGCGTTTCGAAGCCGTGCATTCACGTTTCCCTATGATGATCACCTTGCAGGCAACTCGATATTTAAAAGTGTTACCCTGTAACACCACGCGCATCAGCTTTGCGTGGCAAAAACCCATTGCCTCAAAAAGTGATCACGACAAGCTCAACCGCCAGTTATTGCTAGAAAAGCTCACTCAAGAAAGGCGCTATCCACCGGTTAATATTGCCATGCAATTAGACGGTGATATTTGGGCGGCTCAAATCGAAGAAGAAATCGCATTGGTCGAAGCGCTGCCTGAAAATGCACGCTTGCGTTATCGCCGTGTGCTGCGTGAAGTTCCACAGGCCAATTGGGTGTATGAAACCTTTGATACCGAGCTGGGTGAGATCATTGAATTACGCGGTAACGGTAAGGTCAATTTGCCTCTGCTCACGACGCGAATGCCGGATAAACTCAAAGGGTTACAAAGCTATGATCGGCAAAAAGCCGAAGCAAAACATCGCCGTCCTGTAGCGAAAGGTAAGATTCTATTGCCGCGATTAGGCATCGAATTAATCCCTCAGTAG